In the Triticum aestivum cultivar Chinese Spring chromosome 2B, IWGSC CS RefSeq v2.1, whole genome shotgun sequence genome, TCCCTCCTCCTGCACGCGATGCGTCGCCTCCTGGAAGCTTGTGCCACCGTCTGAGAAGGCGACAGCCATGCAGGCCGTCGGGATTGGACCAGCGGTGGTGGAAATtcaaggagatggaggaagaagTTGACGGATGGCGCCATGGGCGGGAAGAGGAGTCACCAGATGATGGCGCCACGGGCAGGAGGAGCCACCTGACAATGGTGGCGCTAGGGACTGGCTGGACGCCCTCAACACACAGGAGGTTGGCGTGGTCATGCCCTCTGCCAACGTTGACCTCAACGAAAGGTTGGCCGCTGCCTCCCAACCTCAAGTGTCCGCCTCGGGCGCAACCACGTCACCTCGTCCACAACCGGCATCTCGGCGTCCATGGCCGCTGCCAGCATGCCCGTGTCTGTTGCCAGCATCACCATGTCCACGGCCGGCGTTCTCCGCGTCCAGTGAGAACAAGTCACGAGGACACGCCACCGGCAAGACCTAGCCGCAACAGCACGTTGCCACTTTCTTCTCTACTATTACTGCTTGTGCACATGGGACTAGGACAAACCATTGGTATTCAGAATTTTCTTCATATAAGTTTAGACGGGAAAAAGGTATTGAATGGTAGATAATGGGAAATCACCCACAGAATTCATGATTTTGAATTTCCAAACAGCACCCAACTAAATGTGGAAGTGTTGAATCACTCACCAAACTGCTGCCTAACTTCAGGACTGCTAAGGTCAAAGTTCTTCAAGTGATCAACCATGCGGTTATCCCATTGACCAGGAGATGCGCCCATGTTGTTTCTGTTAATAGCCACAACAATGGTATATAAGAAGGTTAGAGAAGATATGCACAGTATTACGTTCATAGATTGGTACAGTTCAACCCCACACTGCAAGAGGCATAATAGACTGTTACAGTAAGCAACATCATGGGTCATCGGTATGACTTCTTAGCTAACATAAGTTACATAAACATATAAGCAGAAACATATGCACAGATAAGCAGTGCTAAGAATAATTGCATTACAGCATATCCTCCAGTTGCTGGCGGTACATCGGATTCTGAAGCATCGCTGCAAAATAAATTCCCACATCACCatataaaacagaaaataaactccAATTTATGTGATACTTAAGTGTTTTAACAAATTCACAGGAGCATACACTTGAATGAATCTGGGTTCCTCATCTCCTCGGGCAAGTAGCTGCAACATGTGAAGAAATCAGCATCGTTAAAAATACTGAAGAGATATAAGTTACACTTAATTTTATATTTTTTATGACATACACACTAGAATAATTtcatactacctccgtcccaaaataaatgtcaactttagtacaactttgtactacagTATAAAGTTGAGACTTGTTTTGGGACGGGGAGAGTATTACTGAAACTGGCACACGCATATGTTGTCCACTATATGGGAGCCAATGCCAGTACGACCACCTCACTAAGCCATGATTGCAGTGCTGAAAAAATACCAATGCAAATTACATAGTTATTTTAAGTTATAGATTTACATCCATGCGGAACTAATCTACACACAAGCAGTTGTCCACCTATAGATTGATGCCAACTAAAGTAGTTAAATTCAGTAATGAATTATTCGTCTGCTAATCAAAGTGTTTATGTTAGCATAATAATCCTTAATTATCCTCATCATCCAGAAAATGAATACATGAAGAAACCCTCTACAAACGGGAGTACCACTTGTGCCATATTGAACACAGATGTTGTGATTCATTAAACCATATAGAACCACTTGGACTCATATATAGATCAGAAACCCATTTGGGCCACAAGCAGCATAAAACAGGAAAGGACCTAGCCACTACATAGGTGTGCTGGGTCCAGCTGGCTCCTAAGGTGCTACATGCGACATGATAGATTCGGTGTGCAGATAGCCAGCAGGACTTATTGAGCCTTACAACCAAATGGTGAATGCATCTACTAAGGAATGAAAATATGAAGGGAAAACATGGCACAGAGTGTTCTAAAAGGCATTAGGTGCTACGCAGGTGGTGCCTAGAGCCTAGTCACAAGCTAGTCATAGGGAGTGGGGCCTAGTGCCTAGGTGGGCAACAGAGACACATTTTACAAGAGTGAGCACAAGATGTAAAGTTGAACTTGGTTGCAACTTACGGGTAAACCATCTTCTGCACAGCTGGGTCTTCCATCATTTTCTCAATTGTATCAATAGATAGCATAGGTCCTGATTTACCTGTACAGCATAATCAGGATCAATTTAGTTCACTTGTACACACATGGAAGCAACTGACAAAAAGAATATTACAACATCATTTTACGAAAATACAGATGAGCGAATAAAATATAAGTCCTAAATTTGAGTAGATAAATGTGCAATTACTAACTGGATTCAGTTGTCCAGGTAGAGGAATCTTCACTCGGCTTAAAAGCAGCACCATTTGTAGGAACCTTTAAGAACCATCGGAAAGTATTAATTACAACAAATTGTACAGGGAGCCTATTACCAAGCTTCTGAAGGGAACTTACTTGTTCAGTATCACCCTTCGTTTCACTTTCAGTGCTATCACTTTTTACATCTACCGTCTGCAATGAAGATTGAAGCTCCTTCTGTTTTTGCAACTCTTCGGGAGAAACATCAACGAAGGCTGCACAGATTTTGTTAACAAAAACACAATCAAATACAGATGCCAAATATCTGAAAAATATGATGCTAAGCACTATTAAGAAAAGAAGCAGCACAGTCGAGCCCATTCAGATCATGTTCACGCTCATTAGTGGTGCGTGTTTATTTCCTAATGTTGTGCTACAAGAGGAGCCCAGAAATAGGACCACAGAAATATAAATTAAGTGCATCAAGAGGTATAAATTCAGCATGTTATAGACAATTTGGCACATAGAAGATCCCATTTGCCACTCAACTGTAGTTGGAGGGGAAAATTTCGGACATGAAAGGTCGTACCAAATTTCTTTGAAGGCTTCGATGTTTCTGCCACATCAGCTGCTTCCGAAGATCCAGTTGCTGCCACTTCAGTAGCTGAAACATCAACAGTTGCACCTTTGGGGGTATTTTTCCTTGGTCCTGAGTATGGGTAACTACTTGGTGCCGTGGAACCTGCCTGTGGTGGCATGGAGAATGGGAATGGCGAGTTCGCACCAAATGTGTTTTGTGGTGCCTGGGTCATCATCGACTTGAATGCTTGTTCCATTGCATATTTCTGCAAGAAATCAGTAAAACATTAAAACAGGAATAGGCACTAGGTAGGCAAGTAAATGTTGGTCATGTACAGCTAAATACATTTTTTTTTATTTAAGTTGATCAACCAGGACTAGCCCTCGGTGGCCTTTGTTTAAAGAAGAGGAAACTTGTGCGGCAGGTAGAGCCTCAAACGCACGGCAAGGCTAGAGACACCAACCTACTCAAGCTAGCAACATATGGTAGCACGCAGCTATACGAGAAATACCATAAAGGCAACAGCAAAGTGTATATGACCAAGGCGACAAACAGAATATTGAATTACTTAAAGCCATGCAGAAACATACTAAGCCATGCAGAAACATACTAAGCCATGCAGAAAGGGATTTATCATAATACCATTTAACGAAATTTGGTGCCCAATGTCAATGAAAATCAAATCTTAAAAAATTCTTTAACATGAAAAGAAAATTAACTGGCCATCAAAGTAAAGCACAATGACACCCTTATCGGGCCAGAAACAAATCTCTGAAACAGCGAAGTGAACTGGTAGAGTATAATACAGATGTGTCGGAAGGTTAAGCAGGTTCAAGCAAAAAACGACTCAATAATTTTACCTCCATGACTCATGCCCAATTATACAAAGGTACACCAATGGGTCATTCTGAGGAACACTGTGCAAATAATTGAGGATACATACTCTTTCTGGAGTGCAGAAACAAAGAATAACTGCGAGCTCACCTTTACCATCGAAGAAACCTGATAAACCAACCACCAAGTATTAATTTACGAAGAGAAGATATGCACAAAAATAAACTAAAGCACAAGAGGAAGCAGAATTTCGCACCATGGAAAATGCTGCAGATAATGCTACACCAACGCCAATCCAGAAAACAGGTGAACCACTGCATAGATTTTGGAACTCGCCATCATGGGAAGGTAAATTTGAGAACAGAAAATGCAGGAAAAACAAAGAGATAAACTCACATATATGATGAGGGAGGCGGCATGGGAGGCACGGTGCCAGTTCCCGTCGATGTATTCTCGGTGCTGGTTGAAGACGATATGCTTGCAAATCCCTTTGTGTTAAATCCATCTGAAACTGATGTAGCAAACAGCATATAGTATGTAAAAATAAGAACAAGGAGGAAGATGCTCACAAGAATATCAAAATGAGTGCAAACCAAAGCAAATTAACATACGATACTTATCAGGTAGTACTGAAACTGATGTAGCAAACAGCATATAAGTATGTAAAATAAGAACAAGGAAGATGCTCACAAGAATATCAAAATGGGTGCAAACCAAAGCAAATTAACATACAATAGTTATCAGGTAGTACTATAAAAAAAATATGGATGGATGAGGTGCGCATTATCTACTTAACAAGTAGTATGTCAGAGACACGGATGGATAAACTGACAATTTCCAATCTCAAGCTATCATGTGCCCTTGCTGCAAATACAAATAGGAGAACATTGTTGCGGATGCACGATGCAACAAGGTCGAATTCTCAGCCGTGGATCTAGCTCACGAAAACCACAGCTCAGAGTCGAGTGCCGCAAACTTTGGCCGCTTGCTCCTTCCTAATCAAAGAGCGCATCGGGGGTCGCATCGCATCGCATCCAAACACAGCACAATTCACGCGGAGGCGACGGAACAAGGCGGTCCCTCACCGTTCCTAGATCCGCGGGACGCGGCGGAGACGACGAGCCTCGGCCGCCTGGCTCCCCTCCGCCCGGCGCCAGCGGAGAGCGGCGCCGCCGAGAGGGGCCGCGAcgggcggctggcggcggagaGGAGGGGCAGGCGGGGAGACGCGGAGCAGGAGGAGGCGAGGACGAGGCTCTCCATCCCGGGCTGGGGGAGGCGACCTTAGCTCCACTCCGGTCTCTGGGTCACGAGGCCTTGTTGCTCTCGCCTCTGGCTGGCGCTAGGGTTTTGGGTTTGCGTGCGGAGAAGCCGAACTGGATGGCGAAACCAAAGCCCTCCCCTCTCTCGCCTTTCGCTGTTGGGGTGGTTCGCGAGCAGGCAGGCTGTAGTAACATAACAGGGGAGGTAGAGCAACATCTATCCACTCGTACAATACAAGCAGGGTTTCACTCCGCACTTTCTGCTGGAAGAAAGACGAGATCCGTGCAAGTGCACAACATTCTGCACCTTGGAATTCCTTCCCACGCTTGGAACAGGGCCTGACGATCCCTACATTTTCTGAGCTGAGCAGGTTTTGGTTGTAATATGTATGTATTCAAAATAGAAGTTGGAACTTTTGATCTAATTTTCACAAACACCTTGCAAAAATGATATTGATACACCGAAAGTTCATTTTCCGCGCACCAGGTTGGCGGAGTATGCTGACATAGACGACTGACGAGATCTGAACATGGAATAAGGATCATGAAAACTTGGAAAACCAAAAATCTGCATACATCTTTTTTATTTGGGAAAGGGCATACACCATCTCAATATCTCTGATTCAACACCGACCAGTCAATAACTACCAGCTTGAGTCATTACATAGTTACAGAGTACAATGGAACACACGAAAGGGCACAGATTGCCATCAGCCTGACTGTGCCAAGGTTTTTCTCTTTTTTGGCAGCGCAAATATTCAGTAAATATAATTGGCTCACATTAACCTCTCATCTCCTGATTATGCATAGCAGAATGGTCATTCTGATGTCTGAGTGTGCTTGCTTGTCAGATGTCGATGTACAGATATTTTGACCACAGAAGCTGAATATATTTATGCCAGGGAGATACATGCATCAACAACTGAAAATGCTGCAAGTCAAAAACAAATGTCAAGTGTATTACGCGGCCCTGATCTTTTGCGTGTTGAGATTATATCTGCATCTTACTTCATGTTTGCTGCTCCTTTGCTCTCTTACGAGCCAGTGCTCGTTCTCTAGCCGCGGCAAGTGCATCATTACTCCTCTTGTAGTGCTCACCGGTGATTGGTGCTGGTTGAGTATTCTGGAGAGCCTGTGAAGCAGATGAGGAAACATATGCCTCTTTCTCAGTAGATCTAGCAGATGTAGAATCTTTCTCAGTAGTTGCAGTTTCTGCCACACTTCCACTTTCATGAGCCTTCTCAGATCCTCCACTGGATTCCCTCCTGCGCTTAGGAGAACGACTAGATCCTTCGGCATCAGACTTGCTACCTTGAATATCTTCTGCTTTACTTTCCAACTTTTCAGGTTCTGCAGCTTCTGTGCCCTCATGTGTCCGTGCACCGAAAGCAACATTCTTAGCAAGCCCAAAGTAAAAATCACTCAAGTCTTTCTTTTTAGTTACCTACATAAAAACAGATAACAAAATTCAAATTAGTTAGCCAAAAGACAAGATAACTGTTAAACATTAGATATATGTTTTCTTTGCAAGGGAGATAAACTTATGTACAAACCAGCTTTTATTGCATTAATGTTGTGGGCAAAGTTAATACAGATTACTCGGAGGATGTTTGTGTAAGCACAAGCCAGCATGTCAAATTTTTGCATGACGGGAAAAGGTAGAAAGTGAGGACAATCCTTAAAAACGAGGGGAAAATAAAATAGAACGTAAGGGGAAATAAAATTATAAAGTGGTACAACGCAGAATTCAAAGGTACAATTGTACCAACTCCCTTCGTTCTCCAGCTCTTCTGGCTGCACAAATGGCACAGCCACACAGCACACTTGCTTGATCAGACAAAACGGCACAATTCAGAATAAGAGTTTCATCATCATCACTCGCGATCATCCGACTTTTTCAAGTTTCCATGCGAATATACAGACCAACCCTAGTACCTACATGGTCATACTTCTGACAGAACAAAGAATGGCATGCCATACCATATCATATACGAACAAAGTAGCATAAAATGTGCAACTTAAAAAACATATAAACTAAGCATGAAGATAAGTAGCATATGTATAAGAAATTAAGAACAATGTATATAATGATAAACAAGTGAGCAAAACTTACATCATCCCTTTCTTCTTGAAGCTGCCGTCGTCTTTCTTCCTCTAGCCATTTTttctcctcttcaagtttcttCCTGTAGGCAGATGTTACAAACTTGTCCTTGTCAGCAAACAGGTGGTCTTCCTTGCTCCTCTCTTTATGAAGCTTCCTCTCATACACTATGTCCTGTTCTCTTTTACGTTGTTCTGCTTTCTCCTTAAGTGCTTCAATGTACTTTGACTGCGAAAACAAAAGCATGGAACCAGGAACTTAAACAGTTAGATGCCCCAGTAAGAGGTCCAAATATATGCGTCCAATTTAGCTTGCATTATGTGATTCAGATTAATAGTAGGATTTGTTGCATTTGCACAACCCGCCGCACATTCTACATTATGTGCTTGTCTCTGCATAGATGTCTGTTACACATTTAACAAAACCAACAACCTCACTACACCAACGAAGAACCATAAACATACCCAAAGGCATTATACAAACCAACCATGAAGGACAATTTCAGTTAGTCCTAAGCTACATGTTTGGCCTTCAATTATGTCTCAAAAATTAGAAGGCAGATGATCTCTACCTTTTACGCTAAAAAAATGTGATGTTCCAAACATTTATCTGGCAAAACTAGCAGGAACCAATCACCAAGATAGACGCCATTTCCCAAATAACTATCTCAGGCTGATGTTTCTTTCCAGCAAACAGACAAACAAATATCTGGAAATTGCTCCTTACAAATTAAAACTTGAGTGCCCCGGATCAAACTAAGAAACTGGACACGAAACTAACCAGCAACAACATTACACCTCGCCGTGGTATATAATCTCCAGTGTATCCAATTAAGCATAAATGAACCAGACGAGGCGCCCCTAAAAAATTGCATTGGTGCAGGACGGATAATTTACCTCGCGAACAACCTTGGCCTGTATCTTGGGCCGAGCGGCCTTCTCCTTCATATCATCGTACACCTCATCATAAGCAAACACCGAGGGATCCTCCTCCATCGCCTTCTTCTGCAGTTCCTCCACCTGCGCGGTCACACCGTGACGCAAAGAAGAAATCAACCATCTAATGGCCCGACAACAGAGAAGGAGAATGCACAGCATGATTTCCAGTGGAGCCAGGATTGGAGCAGATCCCGGGCTCAAAGTTTATCTGTTTAAGCGCTTATAACTAACCCGTAAAGTACCCTTGTCACGTCATCAAAAACTATAGCTCAATAGCACAGCTATGGTAGAATTGAAATCGAAGTTTAAAGATCCAAGAAAATAGATAAACATGACAAAAATACAAATGGTGGTACAAGAATACAAAAGATGGCACTACCAAATCAATGAGTTACTAGAGCCGACGCTATCAACAATATTATTCGGACTGAGTTGAGCATAAGGTTAATTGGTTGGTTACAGGCACATGTGGATAAAATCTCTTCATCGTCTATTTATATAACTTAACATTGACACAAAATGAACCAATTAATTAATTGTTTAATCCAAGacataaaaaacaaaaaatgatgcGTAGCAGCATGGCAAATCCATGAGCAGCAAATGTGCATCTGCGCGAGTCAGGGAGCAGCGAGCTCGACCAACAGGCTTGGCTCGGTTCCTCTAGAATCAGGGACTGGCGGGGAGACGAGGGATCGGCGCGGCAGCCAACAAAGGCGGGGAGCAACGGCACAACACGGCAGGATAGCAGAGGGAGACAACCGCGAGGCGGTGCGGCAGAAAGAGATGACGGAGCGAAAGCGCAGAGGCGGCGACCGGCGGGGACTGCGTGGCGCGGTGAGGCGGGGCAGGGAGCAGTAAAAGGGCTCGTGCAACAGAGGGCATGGGATCCGGATGGCTGCTTACCTTCTCGAGGGCGCGTTTCTTCGATGACTGGCGGAGGATGTCGGCCTCCACATCGTCATCGCTGTCGTCGGCGAAGGCCGCCAGGGGGCGCGCCGGAGGTGGCGGTCGAGACGACGAGGAGGCCGCCGGCTTTTTGCGCAGCTGCAGCCCGTACCTCTGCATCCCTGCGTCAGTGGCGAACTGTGGGCACGACGCAGAGCAAACCCTAGCCTGCGAATTTCGGTTTCGCCCCAACTGTGGTAGCTCGGAAGGGGAGC is a window encoding:
- the LOC123045531 gene encoding protein TIC 40, chloroplastic isoform X1, with amino-acid sequence MESLVLASSCSASPRLPLLSAASRPSRPLSAAPLSAGAGRRGARRPRLVVSAASRGSRNVSDGFNTKGFASISSSTSTENTSTGTGTVPPMPPPSSYIGSPVFWIGVGVALSAAFSMVSSMVKKYAMEQAFKSMMTQAPQNTFGANSPFPFSMPPQAGSTAPSSYPYSGPRKNTPKGATVDVSATEVAATGSSEAADVAETSKPSKKFAFVDVSPEELQKQKELQSSLQTVDVKSDSTESETKGDTEQVSSLQKLGNRLPVQFVVINTFRWFLKVPTNGAAFKPSEDSSTWTTESSKSGPMLSIDTIEKMMEDPAVQKMVYPYLPEEMRNPDSFKSMLQNPMYRQQLEDMLNNMGASPGQWDNRMVDHLKNFDLSSPEVRQQFAQVGMTPEEVVAKIMANPEVAVAFQNPKIQTAIMDCSQNPLNIVKYQNDQEVMDVFMKISQIFPQING
- the LOC123045533 gene encoding nuclear speckle splicing regulatory protein 1 encodes the protein MQRYGLQLRKKPAASSSSRPPPPARPLAAFADDSDDDVEADILRQSSKKRALEKVEELQKKAMEEDPSVFAYDEVYDDMKEKAARPKIQAKVVRESKYIEALKEKAEQRKREQDIVYERKLHKERSKEDHLFADKDKFVTSAYRKKLEEEKKWLEEERRRQLQEERDDVTKKKDLSDFYFGLAKNVAFGARTHEGTEAAEPEKLESKAEDIQGSKSDAEGSSRSPKRRRESSGGSEKAHESGSVAETATTEKDSTSARSTEKEAYVSSSASQALQNTQPAPITGEHYKRSNDALAAARERALARKRAKEQQT
- the LOC123045531 gene encoding protein TIC 40, chloroplastic isoform X3, giving the protein MESLVLASSCSASPRLPLLSAASRPSRPLSAAPLSAGAGRRGARRPRLVVSAASRGSRNDGFNTKGFASISSSTSTENTSTGTGTVPPMPPPSSYIGSPVFWIGVGVALSAAFSMVSSMVKKYAMEQAFKSMMTQAPQNTFGANSPFPFSMPPQAGSTAPSSYPYSGPRKNTPKGATVDVSATEVAATGSSEAADVAETSKPSKKFAFVDVSPEELQKQKELQSSLQTVDVKSDSTESETKGDTEQVPTNGAAFKPSEDSSTWTTESSKSGPMLSIDTIEKMMEDPAVQKMVYPYLPEEMRNPDSFKSMLQNPMYRQQLEDMLNNMGASPGQWDNRMVDHLKNFDLSSPEVRQQFAQVGMTPEEVVAKIMANPEVAVAFQNPKIQTAIMDCSQNPLNIVKYQNDQEVMDVFMKISQIFPQING
- the LOC123045531 gene encoding protein TIC 40, chloroplastic isoform X2, with protein sequence MESLVLASSCSASPRLPLLSAASRPSRPLSAAPLSAGAGRRGARRPRLVVSAASRGSRNVSDGFNTKGFASISSSTSTENTSTGTGTVPPMPPPSSYIGSPVFWIGVGVALSAAFSMVSSMVKKYAMEQAFKSMMTQAPQNTFGANSPFPFSMPPQAGSTAPSSYPYSGPRKNTPKGATVDVSATEVAATGSSEAADVAETSKPSKKFAFVDVSPEELQKQKELQSSLQTVDVKSDSTESETKGDTEQVPTNGAAFKPSEDSSTWTTESSKSGPMLSIDTIEKMMEDPAVQKMVYPYLPEEMRNPDSFKSMLQNPMYRQQLEDMLNNMGASPGQWDNRMVDHLKNFDLSSPEVRQQFAQVGMTPEEVVAKIMANPEVAVAFQNPKIQTAIMDCSQNPLNIVKYQNDQEVMDVFMKISQIFPQING